A region of Salmo salar chromosome ssa17, Ssal_v3.1, whole genome shotgun sequence DNA encodes the following proteins:
- the LOC106561323 gene encoding F-box/LRR-repeat protein 14: MFEMETHISGLFPEILAIIFSYLDVRDKGRVAQVCAAWRDASYHKSVWRGVEAKLHLRRANPSLFPSLHTRGIRKVQILSLRRSLSYVIQGLPNIESLNLCGCFNLTDNGLGHAFVQDIPSLRILNLSLCKPITDSSLGRIAQYLKNLEVLELGGLSNITNTGLLLIAWGLHKLKSLNLRSCRHVSDVGIGHLAGMTRSAAEGCLSLEQMTLQDCQKLTDLSLKHVSKGLAKLKVLNLSFCGGISDAGMIHLSNMTHLSSLNLRSCDNISDMGIMHLAMGSLQLSGLDVSFCDKIGDQSLAYIAQGLYQLKSLSLCSCHISDDGINRMVRQMHELKTLNIGQCVRITDKGLELIADHLTQLTGIDLYGCTKITKRGLERITQLPCLKVLNLGLWQMTESEKVR; the protein is encoded by the coding sequence ATGTTTGAAATGGAAACACACATATCTGGCCTCTTCCCGGAAATTTTAGCTATAATTTTCAGTTACTTGGACGTAAGGGACAAAGGTAGGGTGGCCCAAGTGTGTGCGGCCTGGAGGGACGCTTCGTATCACAAGTCTGTGTGGAGGGGGGTGGAAGCGAAGTTGCATCTGCGGAGGGCCAACCCGTCCCTGTTCCCCAGCCTCCATACCCGAGGCATTAGGAAGGTCCAGATCCTAAGCTTGCGGCGAAGCCTGAGCTATGTAATCCAGGGGCTGCCAAACATCGAAAGCCTTAACCTATGTGGCTGTTTTAACCTCACGGACAACGGCCTCGGACATGCGTTTGTTCAAGACATCCCGTCCTTGCGAATCCTCAACCTCAGTCTTTGCAAACCAATCACAGACTCAAGCCTGGGCAGGATTGCCCAGTATCTCAAAAACCTGGAGGTGCTGGAACTTGGAGGCCTCAGTAACATCACCAACACAGGCCTTCTTCTCATCGCCTGGGGCTTGCACAAACTCAAGAGCCTTAACTTGCGGAGCTGCAGGCATGTGTCAGATGTCGGCATCGGTCACCTGGCTGGGATGACCCGAAGCGCTGCCGAAGGCTGCCTTTCCCTGGAGCAGATGACCCTACAGGACTGCCAGAAACTGACAGACCTGTCCCTCAAACATGTCTCCAAGGGACTAGCCAAGCTCAAGGTGCTCAACCTCAGCTTCTGCGGAGGCATATCGGACGCAGGTATGATCCATCTGTCGAACATGACTCACCTGTCAAGCCTCAACCTGCGGTCCTGTGACAACATCAGTGACATGGGCATCATGCACCTGGCCATGGGGTCTCTGCAGCTCTCTGGCCTGGACGTTTCCTTCTGCGACAAGATAGGTGACCAGAGCCTGGCTTACATCGCCCAGGGGCTGTACCAGCTCAAGTCTCTGTCCCTGTGCTCCTGCCACATCAGTGACGACGGGATCAACCGGATGGTGCGCCAGATGCACGAGCTCAAGACGCTGAACATTGGGCAGTGTGTACGCATCACTGACAAGGGGCTGGAGCTGATTGCCGACCACCTGACGCAGCTCACCGGTATCGACCTGTACGGGTGTACCAAAATCACCAAGCGGGGTCTGGAGAGGATAACGCAGCTCCCGTGCCTTAAAGTTTTAAACCTGGGACTCTGGCAGATGACGGAGAGTGAGAAAGTTAGGTGA